One Candidatus Saccharibacteria bacterium DNA segment encodes these proteins:
- the secF gene encoding protein translocase subunit SecF, with translation MNIIGRRKLWYSIALGLVIPLTLFLSIHGLKLGLDFKGGQELEVSGIDQPKLEEIANSNSLGNYLITTSGQSNLLIRYDQQDNPEEVRESIKSEIEANGGKEESYNSIGPSISSEITTNAIKALVIASIAIMLYIAFAFRNLPSEVDPLSFGIIAIIAMLHDALILFGSFSVLGYYFGVEIDSLFITAVLTVIGFSVHDTIVVFDRVRENISKLEVDYTTEVNTSVVETMARSMNTSLTVLITLAALWIFGGESIKNFVLALLIGITAGTYSSIFIASPLLVTWQKFKQRFQK, from the coding sequence ATGAATATAATTGGCAGAAGAAAGCTTTGGTACTCAATTGCATTAGGACTGGTTATTCCCTTGACATTATTTTTATCAATTCATGGTCTGAAATTAGGGCTAGATTTTAAGGGAGGTCAAGAGTTGGAAGTTTCTGGTATAGATCAACCCAAACTTGAAGAGATTGCCAACAGTAACAGCCTGGGTAACTATTTAATTACTACTAGTGGTCAGTCAAACTTATTGATTCGTTATGATCAACAAGATAATCCTGAGGAAGTTAGGGAGAGTATCAAGAGTGAGATTGAAGCTAACGGTGGAAAGGAGGAGAGCTACAACTCAATAGGTCCCTCAATTAGTTCAGAGATTACCACGAACGCAATTAAGGCACTAGTAATAGCTTCAATAGCAATCATGCTCTACATTGCCTTTGCCTTTAGGAATTTGCCGAGTGAAGTCGACCCTTTGAGCTTTGGGATTATTGCAATTATTGCAATGCTTCATGATGCTTTAATTTTATTTGGTAGTTTCAGTGTATTGGGGTATTATTTTGGAGTTGAGATTGATAGTTTGTTTATCACTGCTGTACTAACCGTGATTGGCTTTTCGGTTCATGACACAATTGTAGTATTTGATAGAGTGAGAGAAAATATTAGTAAGTTAGAAGTAGATTATACTACCGAAGTTAATACAAGTGTTGTCGAAACAATGGCCAGATCAATGAACACTTCATTGACAGTGCTGATAACACTTGCAGCTCTTTGGATATTTGGAGGAGAATCAATTAAAAACTTTGTGTTGGCTCTATTGATCGGAATCACTGCGGGAACATATTCTTCGATCTTTATTGCTTCACCGTTATTAGTAACCTGGCAGAAATTCAAACAAAGATTTCAAAAGTAG
- the secD gene encoding protein translocase subunit SecD, translated as MKLRRNLYLIFALVIVLVIIVFPREDLILSKIPGFGDGQLKVRQGLDLQGGLYLTYKADLEGIVDEDKKAAIDGVIDVINRRINPTGTSEVIVQTSGADQIVVQMPGVQDESEAVSLIGQTAELVFYEETSSVDLTSLSEEDLQDPANLTPQRVETGLTGKDLANARVGINPSGGRGGGIVVEFTMKNDAIDAFRDLTTRINQNGTRLAITLDNRTLFNGQVSSPITNGSGVMTGFADAKDAQETALLLRAGSLPVPIELVAQRSIGASLGSVSIAKSLMAGVIGLIGLAIFMIGYYRLSGLVAVVALLIYTLLNIAIFKISSQTGFPIVMTLAGIAAFILSIGMAVDANILIFERMKEEYQEGEDLNTSLKAGFKRAWTSIRDSNISSLITCFILYQFGTTVIKGFALVLAIGILTSMFTAITISRNLMMALVKSRVAKPNRLGLWKEGR; from the coding sequence ATGAAACTTAGGAGGAATTTATATTTGATTTTTGCACTAGTGATTGTATTAGTGATAATTGTTTTTCCTAGGGAAGATTTGATTCTATCAAAAATCCCAGGATTTGGTGATGGTCAACTCAAGGTTAGGCAGGGTCTTGATCTTCAGGGTGGGTTGTATTTGACATACAAAGCTGACCTGGAGGGTATTGTGGATGAAGATAAGAAAGCCGCCATAGATGGAGTAATCGATGTCATCAATCGTCGGATTAATCCAACTGGTACTAGTGAGGTCATTGTTCAGACTTCTGGAGCTGATCAGATCGTAGTACAGATGCCAGGCGTTCAAGATGAGTCGGAGGCAGTAAGCTTGATCGGTCAAACGGCAGAGTTGGTTTTCTATGAAGAGACTAGTAGCGTGGATCTAACAAGTCTAAGTGAAGAGGATTTGCAAGATCCAGCTAACTTAACACCTCAGAGGGTTGAGACTGGGTTGACCGGTAAGGATCTAGCAAACGCCAGGGTTGGAATCAATCCTAGCGGTGGACGAGGTGGTGGGATAGTAGTGGAGTTTACCATGAAAAATGATGCAATTGATGCATTTCGGGATTTGACTACCAGAATCAATCAGAATGGTACAAGGCTGGCAATCACTTTGGATAATAGAACTTTGTTCAATGGTCAGGTTAGTAGTCCGATTACTAATGGTAGCGGGGTGATGACTGGATTTGCTGACGCTAAAGATGCTCAAGAAACTGCATTATTGCTTCGGGCGGGATCCTTGCCTGTTCCAATTGAACTGGTAGCGCAAAGGAGTATCGGTGCCAGCCTGGGTTCGGTTTCGATTGCCAAGAGCTTGATGGCGGGGGTAATTGGATTAATTGGTCTAGCTATTTTTATGATTGGCTATTATCGACTTTCGGGATTGGTGGCAGTCGTTGCTTTATTGATTTATACATTGTTAAATATTGCAATATTCAAGATTAGTAGTCAGACAGGGTTCCCAATCGTGATGACATTGGCTGGAATTGCGGCTTTTATTTTAAGTATTGGGATGGCAGTTGATGCCAATATCTTGATTTTTGAAAGAATGAAAGAAGAGTATCAAGAGGGTGAAGACTTGAATACTAGCCTTAAGGCTGGCTTTAAGCGAGCCTGGACTAGTATTCGGGATTCTAATATTTCTTCTTTAATCACCTGTTTTATTCTTTATCAATTTGGCACAACAGTGATCAAGGGATTCGCCCTAGTACTAGCTATTGGGATTTTGACATCAATGTTTACAGCTATCACAATTTCGAGAAATCTAATGATGGCCTTAGTTAAGAGTCGTGTTGCCAAACCAAATAGATTAGGTCTATGGAAGGAAGGTAGATGA
- the priA gene encoding primosomal protein N', translated as MNFAKDVYFYSVAVSQNPYTKPFLHTYSSHSPDLSSGQLIIVPFGKKSSLGVVYQGLTSPELNKPIKQIIRSLDYQIPTYYLEWLEWFSSYYQTPAKQLWSSFLIGDIDKPSQAKTDTWLSLNPKPLPMRNLNPSQSRVFDKISHSHQPFHLINGVTGSGKTEVYIKLIKQALSQQKSALLLVPEINLTEQLISRITPYFEKCLIYHSRLTPAQKRKYYQYLLSSKEPVLILGTRSALLTPIPKLGLIMIDEEHDPSYKQTSHPKYQTKVIAAQLIRLTEGKLILGSATPAVDTSFLVNNQRIIPHVLAKRATNLPLPEIILIDLNQFKQNISPELTQAITAQLKAGQQSLLFINSRGTARSQICEKCHQAVVCPNCGLSLSFHQDSFNLRCHYCEFRTNPNRPCQFCSSGQYRMIGFGTKQIESEIATRFPQAKLLRLDRDNTKQNSLDSLVNQLNQADIIIGTQMVAKGWDLPRLNLVGVLLADQLWQLPEYSSNERAYNLLTQVVGRAGRHHKSGIVYIQTYNPSHPILQDVIHHDYPSFLESELLLRQKYHYPPYYYLLKINFKARQAKTAWQHAVNTRHQASRNTKLMISDILTLKRQDNRQIQYQLLIRAKSRSELLKLIPTLPSNSSFELDPISLL; from the coding sequence ATGAATTTTGCAAAAGATGTTTATTTTTACTCTGTAGCCGTCAGTCAAAATCCCTATACTAAGCCCTTTTTACATACCTATTCATCTCACAGCCCGGATCTTAGCTCGGGTCAATTGATAATAGTACCTTTTGGCAAAAAATCCAGCCTAGGAGTAGTCTATCAAGGACTAACCTCCCCGGAGCTCAATAAACCGATCAAGCAAATCATCCGAAGTCTAGATTATCAGATACCTACTTATTATCTAGAGTGGCTAGAATGGTTCTCCAGTTACTATCAGACTCCTGCCAAACAACTCTGGTCGAGTTTCTTAATTGGCGACATAGACAAGCCCAGTCAAGCCAAGACGGATACATGGCTTAGCCTCAACCCAAAACCTTTGCCCATGAGAAATCTTAATCCCTCTCAATCACGAGTCTTTGACAAGATTAGTCATTCTCATCAACCATTTCATCTAATCAATGGTGTGACGGGGTCTGGCAAAACCGAGGTTTATATCAAGCTAATTAAGCAAGCTTTATCCCAGCAAAAATCAGCCCTTCTACTGGTGCCAGAAATCAACCTAACCGAACAGTTAATATCCAGAATCACCCCCTATTTTGAAAAGTGTTTGATCTACCACTCTCGTCTGACACCAGCCCAAAAACGAAAATACTATCAGTATCTATTATCCAGTAAAGAACCCGTTCTAATCCTCGGTACTCGTTCTGCTCTCTTGACTCCGATTCCCAAGCTCGGACTGATCATGATTGACGAAGAGCATGATCCAAGCTACAAACAAACTTCTCACCCAAAATACCAGACCAAAGTGATTGCCGCCCAATTGATTAGATTAACTGAAGGTAAGCTTATCTTAGGGAGTGCTACACCAGCGGTTGACACTAGTTTCCTAGTTAATAACCAACGAATTATACCCCATGTCTTGGCCAAAAGGGCAACCAATCTGCCCTTGCCAGAGATCATCCTAATAGATCTCAATCAGTTCAAGCAAAACATTTCTCCAGAACTAACTCAAGCAATTACCGCCCAGCTAAAAGCTGGCCAACAAAGCTTGCTATTCATCAATAGTCGAGGAACAGCTCGTTCACAAATCTGTGAAAAATGCCATCAAGCCGTAGTCTGCCCAAACTGTGGGCTAAGTCTTAGCTTTCACCAAGACAGTTTTAATCTTCGCTGTCACTATTGCGAATTCCGCACCAACCCCAATCGACCTTGCCAATTTTGTAGCTCCGGTCAGTACCGCATGATCGGATTTGGTACCAAGCAAATCGAATCTGAAATAGCTACCAGGTTCCCTCAGGCCAAACTCCTGAGATTGGATCGGGACAATACAAAACAAAACTCCCTAGATAGTCTAGTCAACCAACTTAATCAAGCGGATATTATCATTGGTACCCAAATGGTAGCCAAAGGGTGGGATTTACCAAGACTTAATCTTGTAGGAGTTTTATTGGCTGACCAGCTTTGGCAATTACCAGAATATAGTAGTAATGAAAGAGCTTATAATCTCCTGACCCAAGTCGTAGGCCGTGCTGGTAGACATCATAAGTCTGGCATAGTCTATATCCAAACCTACAATCCAAGTCACCCAATCTTACAAGATGTAATCCATCACGACTATCCTAGTTTTCTCGAATCCGAGCTATTACTTCGTCAGAAATATCACTATCCACCCTATTACTACCTGCTCAAAATCAATTTCAAAGCTCGTCAAGCCAAGACTGCCTGGCAACATGCAGTCAATACCCGTCATCAGGCATCCAGGAACACAAAGCTGATGATCAGTGATATCTTGACCCTCAAGCGTCAGGATAACCGCCAAATCCAATACCAGCTATTAATCCGGGCCAAATCTCGCTCTGAACTGCTCAAACTGATCCCTACTCTTCCCAGCAATAGTAGCTTTGAACTCGACCCAATCTCCCTTCTCTAG
- the def gene encoding peptide deformylase, producing MIRPIVTIENPRIRMQSKPVDVVDQSIHAIVQDMIDTALDWESDRKGETAVALAAIQINVPLRILIIRKDFEQPSNKDFSVIINPIISEESPSTLHQHEGCLSVPDRYAKLDRPKSLVVTGTSLEGKRIKKRLRGFSARIIRHEVDHMDGKLFVDYLNDTDKKYRIVDGELQDD from the coding sequence ATGATTAGGCCAATAGTTACGATAGAAAATCCACGTATTCGGATGCAATCTAAGCCAGTAGATGTAGTCGATCAGTCTATTCATGCAATTGTCCAAGACATGATTGATACAGCACTGGATTGGGAGAGTGATCGCAAAGGTGAGACTGCTGTTGCTCTAGCTGCAATCCAGATTAATGTACCACTAAGAATCCTAATCATTAGAAAGGACTTTGAGCAACCATCCAATAAGGATTTTTCAGTAATAATCAACCCTATTATCTCCGAGGAAAGTCCTTCAACCCTTCATCAGCATGAGGGTTGCCTTAGTGTACCAGATCGCTACGCCAAGCTAGATCGTCCAAAATCTTTGGTAGTCACTGGTACTAGTCTTGAAGGCAAGAGGATCAAGAAACGCTTGAGAGGATTTAGTGCCAGGATAATTCGTCATGAGGTAGATCACATGGATGGTAAGCTATTTGTTGATTACCTCAACGATACTGATAAAAAATATCGAATTGTTGATGGCGAACTTCAGGATGATTAA
- a CDS encoding methionyl-tRNA formyltransferase, translating to MIKRSDLTKPNIIFFGTGSFSLAILKDLVQYTRVAGFICQPGTQPIRTFCQSEQIPELDYQDITTQKWITDYIQSNNIKVAIVADYGKILPKILIDSFPMGLVNVHVSLLPKYRGGSPIEYQLLNREQEIGTSLMLIAPELDTGAILAQSTYPDNPLALDNPTAHRELASLSNKLLRSTLPEYLSGKIEAKPQDHSQANYGKLLKKSDGKLDLTKSDLEIEAQIRAFLGWPGSWLDWQGKRIILLSSSLSDQSLDLDLVDDTWSINPDRKRLFLNTNTKPLEIASLQVAGKKPILAPAFINGYL from the coding sequence ATGATTAAGAGATCAGACTTGACCAAGCCTAATATCATCTTCTTTGGCACAGGATCTTTTAGTCTAGCTATTCTCAAGGACTTGGTTCAATACACTAGAGTTGCTGGCTTTATTTGCCAACCTGGCACCCAGCCTATTCGAACATTTTGTCAATCTGAGCAGATTCCAGAGCTTGACTACCAAGATATTACTACTCAAAAATGGATTACTGATTACATCCAATCCAATAATATCAAAGTGGCTATCGTAGCTGATTACGGCAAGATCCTACCAAAAATCCTAATTGATTCCTTCCCTATGGGACTAGTCAATGTCCACGTCTCTCTATTACCCAAATATCGGGGAGGGTCACCCATTGAATACCAATTACTCAATCGTGAACAAGAAATTGGTACTAGTCTGATGCTAATTGCGCCCGAACTAGATACTGGTGCAATCCTCGCCCAAAGTACTTACCCAGATAATCCACTAGCTCTGGATAATCCTACCGCCCATCGAGAACTTGCTAGCCTTAGCAATAAGCTACTTAGATCGACTTTGCCAGAATATCTATCAGGTAAGATTGAAGCCAAGCCTCAAGACCATAGCCAGGCTAACTATGGCAAACTTCTTAAAAAATCAGATGGTAAGCTCGACCTTACTAAATCTGATCTAGAGATCGAAGCACAGATCCGAGCATTCCTGGGCTGGCCAGGGAGTTGGCTGGACTGGCAAGGCAAACGAATTATCTTGCTCAGCTCAAGCCTCAGTGATCAATCGCTTGACCTAGATCTGGTTGATGATACTTGGTCGATTAATCCTGACCGCAAAAGATTGTTCCTTAATACCAATACTAAACCACTAGAGATTGCTTCTCTCCAGGTCGCCGGCAAGAAACCAATTCTAGCCCCCGCCTTCATCAATGGGTATTTGTAG